Genomic DNA from Mycobacteroides chelonae CCUG 47445:
GACCCACGAGCGGCCTATCTGCGCGCGTCCGGAATGGCCCTGCCGATAGCCGACGACAGCGTCGACATCTGCCTGTCCTCGAACGTCGCCGAACATGTACCGGAGCCCTGGCGGCTCGGCGCGGAAATGCTGCGAGTCACCCGGCCGGGCGGGCTGGCCGTCTTGTCCTACACCGTCTGGCTCGGTCCGTTCGGTGGCCACGAAATGGGCCTGACGCATTACTTCGGCGGCGCCCGCGCCGCCCGGCGGTACACCCGCAAGCACGGCCATCCGCCCAAGAACAACTACGGGTCGTCACTTTTTGCGGTATCGGTGCGCGATGGTCTCGAATGGGCCCATGAGACGGGCACACTGGTCGCCGCATTTCCCCGCTACCACCCAAAATGGGCATGGTGGATCACCAAAGTTCCCGCTGTGCGGGAGGTTCTGGTGAGCAATTTGGTACTTGTGCTGCGCCCCCACTGAATCAGGAATTGCAACAGGTTCCACTTCCCCTGACTGCCCGGTAGTGTTGCGTACGTCACGCAACGAGGCGGACATGAAACGGAAGTCACGACACCTTGACTGAGCAGACAGCGACGCATGAGGACGTTGCACGCCCCGCGGAATCACAGCGGGACCCGGAGACCTTGCGCGGCGCACTGGCCGATTGGATTGCGGTCCAATTGCCATCCGATGCCGCACTGAGTGTGGATCACGCGGAGCTGCCCAGCGCCAACGGCATGTCCAGCGAGACGATCCTGGCCGATGCACAGTGGACCGAAAACGGTGAACGGGCCGCCCACCGCCTGGTGATCAGGACGGCACCGCAGCCCGATTCGAGCCCCGTGTTCCCCACCTATGACATGCGCCGCCAGTTCGATGTGATGGACAAGCTCGGCCAATACACCAGCGCCGTGGTGCCTCCGGTGCTCTGGTACTGCGACGACCCCTCCGTGCTCGGCGGAGAGTTCTTCGTCATGAAGCGCGTCGACGGGGAGGTCCCGCCCGACCGTATGCCTTACACGTTCGGATCCTGGGTGACCGAGGCCTCCGACGCCGACCGCCGCAAAATGCAGCGGCTCACCATCGACCAGATCGCCCGGGTTCACTCCGCCCCCGTTGAGGAGTTCGCGTTCCTCGACGACGCCCGCGAGGGCGAGACAGGCCTGGATGCCCACGTACGCCGGACCCGGGACCTCTATGAGTGGGTGCGCGGCGACGGCCCCGCGATCCCGCTTATCGACCGCGGATTCGAGTGGCTGCGGGCGAATTGGCCGACCGAATCTCTGCGCGCGGCAGACACGGTCAGCTGGGGAGATTCGCGCCCGGGAAACGTCATCTATCAAGACTTCGAGCCGGTGGCCCTACTTGACTGGGAGATGGCCACCATCGGACCGCGCGAGCTCGACCTGGGATGGATCATCTTCCTGCACAGGTTCTTCCAGGACCTGGCCGAGATCGCGGGCCTCCCCGGGCTGCCCGGCTTCTGCCGGCGCGAAGACATCGCCGCCGAGTACGCCGCCCTCACCGGGCACCACGCGAGTGACCTGGACTTCTACACCACCTATGCAGCGTTGCAACATGCCGTGATCATGGTTCGAATTCAAATGCGTGCCATGGCCTTTGGCATGGCAGAGATGCCGAATGACCCCGATGACCTGATCCTGCACAGGGTCACCCTGGAGAAAATGCTGGACGGAAAATACTGGAGCGAGGTCTCCGCGTGAGCCTGTCTCCCTTCGACGATTACCCGATCCATCAGATCGCCGATGTGGTCCGTCATGTCGGCACCTCGGACCGAAACTTCTACGACCGCTACTACTTCGGCTGTCACGGCGGCCGCGCCGACCTGCCGTACCTGATCACCGGGCTGGGCGTCTACCCGAACCTGGGTGTCACCGATGCATTCGCATCCGTACGCAATGGCGAGGACGTCGTGGTGTTCCGCGCGTCGCGTGCGCTGGGAGACGACCGCGCCGATCTTAAGGTCGGGCCGTATCGCATCGAGGTTGTCGAAGGCCTGAAGAAGGTGCGGGTGATCCTGGAACCCGGAGACGACTACGACCTCGCCTTCGATATCACTTACACCGGCGAGATACCGGCCTCCCTGGAGCCGGGTCATTACCAGCGCCAGCTCGGCCGTGTCATGTTCGATACCTCGCGATTTGCCCAAACCGGTACCTGGGCAGGCCAATTGACGGTCGATGGCACCACCCACGAACTCGATGGCGTCAACTGGTCGGGCAACCGGGACCGCTCCTGGGGCATCCGGCCCGTCGGCGAGGGTGAGCCCGCCGGGCGGCGTGCCACCCTGGCGGGCGGCTTCTTCTGGCTCTACAACGTGATCTCGTTCCCCGAATACTCGATTGTGTTCATCAACCAGGAGGACGAGCACGGAACCAAGGTGGTCAGCGGTGCACGCCGGGTATGGCGCGATCCGGCGAAGGGGATCGAGGAACTCGGCCCCATCACGCACGACATCACCTTGGTTCCCGGCACTCGCGAGGCGAGTTCTGCGGTAATCACGTTGGGTGACATCACCATCACCGCCGAGATAGTGCTGCCGCACTATTTCGGCTTCGGTACCGGATACGGCCTGGATCCGGACTGGCGCCACGGCATGTGGCAGGGCGACCTCGTCGTGCAGGGCAAGCGGTACAAGACCGCGGAGCTGGACGCCACACTCAAACTGCTCTGCCCCGTCGACAATCTCGCGACGTTCCACCTGGTCGAGAACGGCGTCCAGACCCACGGCAGTGGACTGTTCGAATTCGGGCCCATAGGCCCACATAAACCCTCCGGCTTCACCGGGTTCGTTGATACACATCAGGAAAGAGACAGCGATTCATGACGAATTACGACAAACTCTTCATCGGCGGCGTATGGACCGAGCCGGCCACTGACCAGGTGATCGAGGTCATCTCGCCCGCTACCGGACAGAAGGTGGGCCAGTGTCCGCTGGCGTCGCCCGCCGACGTCGAAGCCGCGGTAAGCGCTGCCCGCCGCGCCTTTGACGACGGACCGTGGCCCAAGCTGACTCCGCACGAGCGCCAGGCGATATTGCAGAAGGCAGTTGCCGGGCTGGAGGCCCGTAAGGACGAAATCTGCAAGGCCATCGCCGACGAGACCGGCGCTCCTCCTATGGTTATCGAAACATTGCAGTGGTTGGGTGGCTTCGGTGCCATCCAGTACTACGCCAATGCGGCGGACGCGGTGAAGTGGAAGGAACTGCGCAACGGCGCCTACGGCCAAACGGTGGTAACCCGGGAGCCCGCCGGCGTGGTGGCCGCCATCGCGGCCTGGAATGTGCCGCTGTTCCTGGCGCTCAACAAGATCGGCCCGGCGTTCCTCGCGGGGTGCACGGTGGTGCTCAAGCCCGCTGCCGAGACTCCGCTGTCAAGCTTCATCCTGGCTGAGGTGTTCGCCGACGCGGGCGTGCCCGAGGGCGTGCTGTCGGTGGTACCCGGTGGGGCCGAAACCGGTCGGGCGCTGACCAACAACCCCGACGTCGACGTGTTCAGTTTCACCGGCAGCACCGTCGTCGGTAAGGAGATCGCCGAGATCGCCGCCAGGAACCTCAAGAAGGTCACCCTCGAGCTGGGCGGCAAGTCGGCGGCCATCGTGCTGGAGGATGCCGACCTGGCGTCGGCCTTGCCGATGCTGGTGTTCGCGGGCCTGATGAACGCGGGCCAAGGCTGCGTCAACCAAACCCGGGTGCTGGCACCGCGGTCACGGTATGACGAGGTTGTCGACGGCATTGTGGGGATGGTCTCGCTGATGGGCGTCGGCCTGCCCGACGATCCCGCCACGCAGGTGGGCCCGCTGATCACCGAGAAGCAGCGCGCCCGTGTCGAGGGCTACATCGCCAAGGGCATCGAGGAGGGCGCACGGCTTGCTTACGGCGGCAAGCGCCCTGAAGGTCTGGACGGCGGATACTTCGTCCAGCCAACGATTTTCGCCGATGTCGACAACTCGATGACCATCGCGCAGGAGGAAATCTTCGGCCCCGTGCTGTCGATCATCGCCTACGATTCGGTGGACGAGGCCATCAAGATCGCCAACGACTCCAACTACGGTCTGGCCGGCAGCGTGTGGACCACCGACGTGCCCAAGGGTCTGGAGGTCGCCGCGCAGATCCGCACCGGCACCTATGGCATCAACTGGTATGCCTTCGACCCCAGCTGCCCGTTCGGCGGCTACAAGCAGTCCGGCATCGGCCGGGAGAACGGGCCCGAGGGCATCGAGGAGTACTGCGAGCTCAAGAGCGTGCTGCTGCCGATGGGGTACACCCTGGAATCGATCTAGCCATCGCGTGCGAGCCTCACGCGGAAATCTTGCCCGAAAACCGCGTGAGGTTCGCGCTCGACGCTAGGGTTCGACGGTGTCCACCACCGCCGAGGCCGACGCTGCTCCAACGGGTCTGCGCAAGGTGGTCGCCGCATCAATGGCCGGCACCGTCGTCGAGTGGTACGAATTCTTCCTCTACG
This window encodes:
- a CDS encoding class I SAM-dependent methyltransferase, with protein sequence MPEITDLFAQRATLRRSASLLSSFRFEQSAPEKFYGTVAQDTVHLVTDLWRQETNAGLRGRTVLDVGGGPGYFASAFADAGARYVGVEPDPREMHAAPEGTPGIHDPRAAYLRASGMALPIADDSVDICLSSNVAEHVPEPWRLGAEMLRVTRPGGLAVLSYTVWLGPFGGHEMGLTHYFGGARAARRYTRKHGHPPKNNYGSSLFAVSVRDGLEWAHETGTLVAAFPRYHPKWAWWITKVPAVREVLVSNLVLVLRPH
- a CDS encoding aldehyde dehydrogenase — translated: MTNYDKLFIGGVWTEPATDQVIEVISPATGQKVGQCPLASPADVEAAVSAARRAFDDGPWPKLTPHERQAILQKAVAGLEARKDEICKAIADETGAPPMVIETLQWLGGFGAIQYYANAADAVKWKELRNGAYGQTVVTREPAGVVAAIAAWNVPLFLALNKIGPAFLAGCTVVLKPAAETPLSSFILAEVFADAGVPEGVLSVVPGGAETGRALTNNPDVDVFSFTGSTVVGKEIAEIAARNLKKVTLELGGKSAAIVLEDADLASALPMLVFAGLMNAGQGCVNQTRVLAPRSRYDEVVDGIVGMVSLMGVGLPDDPATQVGPLITEKQRARVEGYIAKGIEEGARLAYGGKRPEGLDGGYFVQPTIFADVDNSMTIAQEEIFGPVLSIIAYDSVDEAIKIANDSNYGLAGSVWTTDVPKGLEVAAQIRTGTYGINWYAFDPSCPFGGYKQSGIGRENGPEGIEEYCELKSVLLPMGYTLESI